In one window of Blattabacterium sp. (Cryptocercus punctulatus) str. Cpu DNA:
- the ftsH gene encoding ATP-dependent zinc metalloprotease FtsH, whose product MIDKKVKRKNNFFWIYAVILIIFLGIFFFKSSFSNPRKIDQDTFFEILMKGEIQKIIIKHREIVHVYLKKKYLSSNNHINQYDIKNQNYQKFIIHPLQYEFEIGDLQFFQKKFEEYKNKYNLDTIIDFKNQQEYTITKFFFDYGIFLILLIIFWIFIFRKIGSSAAGPGSQIFNIGKSRAKLFDENDNVKITFKQVAGLEEAKEEVQEIVEFLKSPNKYTKLGGKIPKGVLLIGPPGTGKTLLAKAVAGEAKVPFFSISGSDFVEMFVGVGASRVRDLFEKAKEKSPCIIFIDEIDAIGRARGKSNIAGSNDERENTLNQLLTEMDGFGTHTNVIVLAATNRSDILDKALLRPGRFDRTILVDPPELNERKEIFRVHIQKLILSDKVDINFLARQTPGFSGADIANICNESALIAARKNRSKIENKDFLDAIDRIIGGLEKKNKIIKPNEKKRIAYHEAGHAAISWLLEHASPLVKVTIVPRGKSLGSAWYLPEERQLTTPEQMKDEICALLAGRSAEEIIFNNISTGALNDLEKVTKQAQSMVAVFGLNDKIGNISYYDSTGQNEFSFSKPYSEKTAQIIDEEISKIITEQYKRAKNILKNNEKKLSILANELLEKEVIFREDLKKIFGERPFSDDIGDMLTTVNHF is encoded by the coding sequence ATGATAGATAAAAAAGTGAAAAGAAAAAATAACTTTTTTTGGATATATGCAGTTATATTAATTATATTTCTGGGAATATTTTTTTTTAAATCTTCTTTTTCTAATCCTAGAAAAATTGATCAAGATACCTTTTTTGAAATTCTCATGAAAGGGGAAATACAAAAAATAATAATAAAACATAGAGAAATTGTACATGTTTATTTGAAAAAAAAGTATTTATCTTCTAATAATCATATCAATCAATATGATATAAAAAATCAAAATTATCAAAAATTTATTATACATCCTTTACAATATGAATTTGAAATAGGAGATTTACAATTTTTTCAAAAAAAATTTGAAGAATACAAAAATAAATATAATCTAGATACAATTATTGATTTTAAAAATCAACAGGAATATACTATAACAAAATTTTTTTTTGATTATGGTATATTTCTAATATTGTTAATTATTTTTTGGATTTTTATATTTAGAAAAATTGGATCTTCTGCAGCTGGTCCAGGAAGTCAAATATTTAATATTGGAAAATCTAGAGCTAAATTATTTGATGAAAATGATAATGTTAAAATAACATTTAAGCAAGTTGCTGGTTTAGAAGAAGCTAAAGAAGAAGTACAAGAAATTGTAGAATTTTTAAAAAGTCCTAATAAATATACTAAACTAGGAGGTAAAATCCCTAAAGGTGTACTATTGATAGGTCCTCCTGGTACTGGAAAAACTTTATTAGCAAAAGCTGTAGCTGGTGAAGCTAAAGTTCCTTTTTTTTCCATTTCTGGTTCTGATTTTGTAGAAATGTTTGTTGGTGTAGGAGCTTCTAGAGTGAGAGATTTATTTGAAAAAGCAAAAGAAAAATCTCCTTGTATAATATTTATTGATGAAATTGATGCTATAGGAAGAGCGAGAGGAAAAAGTAATATAGCTGGATCTAATGATGAAAGAGAAAATACATTAAATCAATTACTTACAGAAATGGATGGATTTGGAACACATACAAATGTAATTGTTTTAGCAGCTACTAATAGATCTGATATTTTAGATAAAGCATTGCTTCGACCTGGTCGTTTTGATAGAACTATATTAGTAGATCCTCCTGAATTAAATGAAAGAAAAGAGATATTTAGGGTACATATTCAAAAACTTATATTATCTGATAAAGTAGATATTAATTTTTTAGCTAGGCAAACTCCAGGTTTTAGTGGAGCTGATATAGCAAATATTTGTAATGAATCTGCACTTATTGCAGCAAGAAAAAATAGATCTAAAATAGAAAATAAAGATTTTTTAGATGCTATAGATCGTATTATAGGTGGGTTAGAAAAAAAAAATAAGATTATTAAACCAAATGAAAAAAAAAGAATTGCTTATCATGAGGCGGGACATGCTGCAATAAGTTGGTTATTAGAACATGCATCTCCATTAGTTAAAGTAACAATTGTCCCAAGAGGAAAATCTTTAGGATCGGCATGGTATCTTCCTGAGGAAAGACAATTAACAACTCCAGAACAAATGAAAGATGAAATCTGTGCTTTACTTGCAGGTAGATCTGCAGAAGAAATTATTTTTAATAATATTTCAACAGGGGCCTTAAATGATTTAGAAAAAGTAACTAAACAAGCTCAATCTATGGTAGCAGTTTTTGGATTGAATGATAAAATTGGAAATATTTCTTATTATGATTCTACAGGACAAAATGAATTTTCTTTTTCTAAACCTTATAGTGAAAAAACTGCTCAAATTATAGATGAAGAAATATCAAAAATTATTACAGAACAATATAAAAGAGCTAAAAATATATTAAAAAATAATGAAAAAAAATTATCTATCCTTGCTAATGAATTATTAGAAAAAGAAGTTATTTTTAGAGAAGATTTAAAAAAAATATTTGGAGAAAGACCTTTTTCTGATGATATCGGAGATATGTTAACTACAGTTAATCATTTTTAA
- a CDS encoding biotin--[acetyl-CoA-carboxylase] ligase translates to MKKFIWPIYLIFLQKVDSTNQYIKRITLKHMKNWTIVWSINQINGKGVGKNNWETEKGKNLTFSIFLKSIIFPINKGYIINFIISNAIHKTLFIYNKNIWIKWPNDIILFNKKIGGILIENNVLYKKIYAIIIGIGLNVNQIKFDKKFQASSLKKILKKNFQLEKLFYELIYFIQKECFLFITYGEKFIRNYYINNLYMKDKISFFEIINNNYKHKKFTQGVIRNITKKGNLIIEFKNDNKLYFFSQKKIKLIF, encoded by the coding sequence TTGAAAAAATTCATTTGGCCAATATATTTAATTTTTTTACAAAAAGTAGATTCTACTAATCAGTATATAAAAAGAATTACATTAAAACATATGAAAAATTGGACTATAGTTTGGTCTATAAATCAAATAAATGGAAAAGGAGTAGGGAAAAACAATTGGGAGACAGAAAAAGGAAAAAATTTGACTTTTAGTATTTTTTTAAAATCAATAATTTTTCCTATTAATAAAGGATATATTATCAATTTTATTATAAGTAATGCAATTCATAAAACATTATTTATTTATAATAAAAATATATGGATTAAATGGCCTAATGATATCATTTTATTTAATAAAAAAATAGGAGGAATTTTAATTGAAAATAATGTTTTATATAAAAAAATATATGCAATTATTATTGGAATAGGATTGAATGTAAATCAAATAAAATTTGATAAAAAATTTCAAGCTTCTTCTTTAAAAAAAATTCTTAAAAAAAATTTTCAATTAGAAAAACTTTTTTATGAATTAATTTATTTCATTCAAAAAGAATGTTTTCTTTTTATAACTTATGGAGAAAAATTTATAAGAAATTATTACATAAATAACCTTTATATGAAAGATAAAATATCTTTTTTTGAGATTATTAATAATAATTATAAACATAAAAAATTTACTCAAGGAGTTATACGAAATATAACTAAAAAAGGAAATTTAATTATAGAATTTAAAAATGATAATAAATTATATTTTTTTTCTCAAAAAAAAATAAAACTCATCTTTTAA
- the rpsI gene encoding 30S ribosomal protein S9 codes for MIHTIGRRKRSLARIYLKPGNKIITINSKKLEKYFPKNIHGKILYPFQLINNNKFDIKIKVCGGGFNGQAEAICLAISRALCKLDPENRKILKFNGLLTRDSRKVERKKFGQKKARKKFQFSKR; via the coding sequence ATGATCCATACTATAGGAAGAAGAAAACGTTCTCTTGCACGTATTTATTTAAAACCTGGAAATAAAATTATTACGATTAATTCTAAAAAATTAGAAAAATATTTTCCAAAAAATATCCATGGAAAAATTTTATATCCTTTTCAATTAATAAATAATAATAAATTTGATATAAAAATAAAAGTTTGTGGAGGGGGATTTAATGGTCAAGCAGAAGCTATTTGTTTAGCTATATCTAGAGCACTTTGTAAATTAGACCCAGAAAATAGAAAAATATTAAAATTTAATGGATTATTAACTAGAGATTCTAGAAAAGTAGAAAGAAAAAAATTTGGTCAAAAAAAAGCAAGAAAAAAGTTTCAATTTTCAAAACGTTAG
- the dnaK gene encoding molecular chaperone DnaK, translated as MSKIIGIDLGTTNSCVAVMEINDPVVIPNSEGKRTTPSIVAFIEDGERKIGDPAKRQAVTNPQKTIFSIKRFMGRMFSEVTEESKHIPYKIVKGGNNTPRVNIENRLYAPQEISAMILQKMKKTAEDYLGKKVNRAVITVPAYFNDAQRQATKEAGEIAGLKVERIINEPTAAALAYGLDKKNQNKKIVVYDLGGGTFDVSILELGDGVFEVLSTNGDTHLGGDNFDQVIIDYLSNEFKSKEEIDLRNDPMALQRLKEASEKAKIELSSSTKTEINLPYITATESGPKHMVLTLTRSKFEQLSENLIFRSINPCSKALESAGLSTKDIDEVILVGGSTRIPKVQEKVEEFFKKKPSKGVNPDEVVAIGAAIQGGVLTGDVQDVLLLDVTPLSLGIETLGGVFTKLIESNTTIPTKKSEIFSTASDNQSAVTIRVGQGERPMFNDNKEIGRFDLIEIPPSPRGIPQIEVSFDIDANGILNVSAKNKGTGKEQSIRIETSSGLNQEEIEKMKREAEENAKKDEKIKGEIDKLNSADNQIFQSEKQLKDYGDKLSENNKKNIKKSLEELRLAHSKKDFSSIDICMKKLNEVWANASQELYSSNKKNNNSNDSNKKNNEEKNNKGNENVQDVDYEEVK; from the coding sequence ATGAGTAAAATTATAGGAATAGATTTAGGGACAACAAATTCTTGTGTTGCAGTAATGGAAATAAATGATCCTGTTGTCATACCTAATTCAGAAGGTAAAAGGACTACTCCATCAATAGTGGCTTTTATAGAAGATGGAGAAAGAAAAATAGGAGATCCTGCAAAAAGACAAGCAGTTACGAATCCACAAAAAACTATTTTTTCAATTAAACGTTTTATGGGTAGAATGTTTTCTGAAGTAACAGAAGAATCAAAACATATTCCTTATAAAATTGTCAAAGGTGGAAATAACACACCACGTGTTAATATAGAAAATAGATTATATGCACCTCAAGAAATATCTGCTATGATACTTCAAAAAATGAAAAAAACAGCTGAAGATTATCTAGGAAAAAAAGTAAATAGAGCAGTTATTACTGTACCAGCATATTTTAATGATGCCCAAAGACAAGCTACTAAAGAAGCTGGAGAAATTGCCGGATTGAAAGTAGAAAGGATTATTAATGAGCCAACAGCTGCAGCATTAGCTTATGGTTTAGATAAAAAAAATCAAAATAAAAAAATAGTAGTATATGATTTAGGTGGTGGGACATTCGATGTTTCTATTTTAGAATTAGGAGATGGAGTTTTCGAAGTACTTTCTACTAATGGAGATACACATTTAGGAGGAGATAATTTTGATCAAGTTATAATTGATTATTTATCCAATGAATTTAAATCTAAAGAAGAAATAGATCTTAGAAATGATCCTATGGCTTTACAACGTTTAAAAGAAGCTTCTGAAAAAGCTAAAATAGAATTATCATCTTCTACTAAAACAGAAATAAATTTACCATATATTACTGCTACAGAATCAGGGCCAAAACATATGGTTCTTACATTAACTCGATCTAAATTTGAACAATTATCTGAAAATTTAATATTTAGATCTATTAATCCATGTTCCAAAGCATTAGAATCAGCTGGATTATCTACTAAAGATATTGACGAAGTTATTTTAGTAGGAGGTTCTACGAGAATTCCAAAAGTACAAGAAAAAGTTGAAGAATTTTTTAAAAAAAAACCATCTAAAGGAGTAAATCCAGATGAAGTTGTAGCTATTGGTGCTGCTATACAAGGAGGAGTTTTAACAGGTGATGTACAAGATGTTTTATTGCTTGATGTAACTCCTTTATCTTTAGGAATAGAAACTTTAGGGGGTGTTTTTACAAAACTTATAGAATCCAATACTACTATTCCTACTAAAAAATCAGAAATTTTTTCTACAGCATCAGATAATCAATCTGCAGTAACTATAAGAGTAGGACAAGGAGAAAGACCTATGTTCAATGATAATAAAGAAATAGGAAGATTTGATCTCATTGAGATCCCTCCTTCACCTAGAGGAATTCCTCAAATTGAGGTTAGTTTTGATATTGATGCTAATGGAATACTTAATGTTTCTGCAAAAAATAAAGGGACTGGAAAAGAACAATCTATACGAATTGAAACTTCTTCAGGGTTAAATCAAGAGGAAATTGAAAAAATGAAAAGAGAAGCGGAAGAAAATGCAAAAAAAGACGAAAAAATAAAAGGAGAAATAGATAAATTAAATTCCGCAGATAATCAGATTTTTCAATCTGAAAAACAGTTAAAAGATTATGGAGATAAATTATCTGAAAATAATAAAAAAAATATAAAAAAATCTTTAGAAGAATTAAGACTGGCACACAGTAAAAAAGATTTTTCATCTATTGATATTTGTATGAAAAAATTAAACGAAGTTTGGGCTAATGCATCACAAGAACTTTATTCTTCCAATAAAAAAAATAATAATTCAAATGATTCTAATAAAAAAAATAATGAAGAAAAAAATAATAAAGGAAATGAAAATGTCCAAGATGTAGATTATGAAGAAGTTAAATAA
- a CDS encoding phosphatidate cytidylyltransferase, with product MKKKNDLGIRFFTGFIYVFMIIFSIEKGEKIFRMVMMILSFFCLFEFLVILKTNTTLIKINSFFFLFSIFLDFLVEKDIFLYIICFIPYSITFFIIQLFSKGVSHQEKIRQISHLTFGLVYVLIPFFLASYIYSKYGKELILGTFFLIWTNDTLSYLIGIKWGKRKIDISISPKKSIEGFIGGLFFCLILGILLSNIWGKKYWFILSFIIPIFSTIGDLVESTIKRSYNVKNSGIWFPGHGGFLDRLDSFIFVIPIIATIATGIVYFF from the coding sequence ATGAAAAAAAAAAATGATTTAGGGATAAGATTTTTTACCGGATTTATTTATGTTTTTATGATTATTTTTTCAATTGAAAAAGGAGAAAAGATTTTTAGAATGGTAATGATGATATTATCTTTTTTTTGTTTATTTGAATTTTTAGTTATTTTAAAAACAAATACAACTTTAATAAAAATAAATTCATTCTTTTTTTTATTTTCGATATTTTTAGATTTTCTTGTAGAAAAAGATATATTTTTATATATCATATGTTTTATCCCATATTCTATAACATTTTTTATTATTCAATTGTTTTCTAAAGGGGTTTCTCATCAAGAGAAAATAAGACAAATAAGTCATTTAACTTTTGGATTAGTATATGTTTTAATTCCATTTTTTTTAGCATCTTATATATATTCTAAATATGGAAAAGAATTAATTTTAGGTACATTTTTTCTTATATGGACAAATGATACTTTATCCTATTTGATAGGAATAAAATGGGGAAAAAGGAAAATAGATATATCTATATCTCCTAAAAAATCTATAGAAGGATTTATTGGAGGTTTATTTTTTTGTTTAATATTGGGAATATTATTATCCAATATTTGGGGAAAAAAATATTGGTTTATTCTTTCTTTTATCATTCCTATTTTTTCTACTATTGGAGATCTTGTAGAATCTACTATTAAAAGATCTTATAATGTAAAAAATTCAGGAATATGGTTTCCTGGACATGGTGGATTTTTAGATAGATTAGATAGTTTTATATTTGTCATACCAATTATAGCTACTATTGCTACTGGAATAGTATATTTTTTTTAA
- a CDS encoding CTP synthase, with translation MVIKYIFVTGGVTSSLGKGIISASLGMLLKSRGYKITIQKLDPYFNVDPGTLNPYEHGECFVTQDGAETDLDLGHYERFLDQPTTKDNNVTSGLIYKTVIDNERKGYYLGKTVQVIPHITNEIKRRIKMLGSSNNYDIIITEIGGTVGDIECLPYIESVRQLKWELGELNSLIIHLTLLPYISVTGEIKTKPTQHSVRNLMKNGIQADILVCRTEKHISKNIRNKLALFCNVKPEYVIESINTKVIYDIPYLLHLQNFDKSVLDHLNLSTFTSPNLHKWKIFLKKYKNPKYEIKIALVGKYVSLHDSYKSITEALIHAGTENEIYVNIKWIYSEKIKENNIEEYFNEISGILIAPGFGIRGIEGKILATKYAREKKIPFLGICLGMQIAVIEFARNVLEIRNAESNETNPYAPYPVISLMKEQKNITKKGGTMRLGNWKCSLIKGSKIFSIYGGKKEIIERHRHRYEFNNEYLENFSNAGMKTVGINPDTGLVEAIELDNHIFFLGVQFHPEYKSTVSNPHPLFNYFVQISKNYKSFVYHG, from the coding sequence ATGGTTATTAAATACATTTTTGTTACTGGTGGAGTAACTTCTTCATTGGGTAAAGGAATTATTTCTGCTTCCTTAGGAATGTTATTGAAAAGTAGAGGATATAAAATTACAATTCAAAAATTAGATCCTTATTTTAATGTAGACCCAGGGACATTAAATCCTTATGAACATGGAGAATGTTTCGTAACTCAAGATGGAGCTGAAACGGATTTAGATTTAGGTCATTATGAGCGGTTTTTAGATCAACCTACTACGAAAGATAATAATGTTACTTCTGGTCTTATATATAAAACGGTCATTGATAATGAACGAAAGGGCTATTATTTAGGAAAAACTGTACAAGTTATTCCTCATATTACAAATGAAATTAAAAGACGTATTAAAATGTTGGGATCATCCAATAATTATGATATTATTATTACTGAAATAGGAGGAACTGTTGGAGATATAGAATGTCTTCCTTATATTGAATCTGTTCGTCAATTAAAATGGGAATTAGGAGAATTAAATAGTTTAATAATTCATTTAACTTTATTACCATATATATCAGTTACTGGAGAAATAAAAACAAAGCCAACACAACATTCTGTTCGAAATTTAATGAAAAATGGGATTCAAGCAGATATTTTAGTATGTAGAACAGAAAAACACATATCTAAAAATATTCGAAATAAATTAGCATTATTTTGTAATGTAAAACCAGAATATGTAATTGAATCTATTAATACAAAAGTTATATATGATATTCCATATTTATTACATTTACAAAATTTTGATAAATCTGTTTTAGATCATTTAAATTTATCTACTTTTACATCCCCTAATTTGCATAAGTGGAAAATTTTTCTAAAAAAATATAAAAATCCTAAATATGAAATTAAAATTGCATTAGTTGGAAAATATGTTTCTCTACATGATTCTTATAAATCAATTACTGAAGCATTAATTCATGCAGGTACAGAAAATGAAATTTATGTTAATATAAAATGGATTTATTCAGAAAAAATAAAAGAAAATAATATAGAAGAATATTTTAATGAAATTTCAGGAATTTTAATTGCTCCTGGATTTGGAATTAGAGGAATAGAGGGTAAAATACTTGCAACAAAATATGCAAGAGAAAAAAAAATCCCTTTTTTAGGTATATGTTTAGGTATGCAAATAGCAGTAATTGAATTTGCTAGAAATGTATTAGAAATACGAAATGCGGAAAGTAATGAAACTAATCCATATGCTCCTTATCCAGTTATTAGTTTAATGAAAGAACAAAAAAATATTACAAAAAAGGGTGGGACTATGCGTTTAGGAAATTGGAAATGTTCTTTAATAAAAGGATCGAAAATTTTTTCTATTTATGGAGGGAAAAAAGAAATTATTGAAAGACATCGTCATAGGTATGAATTTAATAATGAATATTTAGAAAATTTTTCTAATGCTGGAATGAAAACTGTAGGAATAAATCCTGATACCGGATTAGTAGAAGCCATAGAATTAGATAATCATATTTTTTTTTTAGGGGTTCAGTTTCATCCTGAATATAAAAGCACAGTTTCTAATCCTCATCCTTTATTTAATTATTTTGTTCAAATTTCTAAAAATTATAAATCATTTGTTTATCATGGATAG
- the rsfS gene encoding ribosome silencing factor translates to MLLNKIIEGIKIVNEKDISILNFKNRKNFVCDYFVICDGKSKSQVYAIFRYIEKMTIEKLKIKPWHIEGSENGEWILMDYISIVVHIFQKKLRLYYNLENIWNEKL, encoded by the coding sequence TTGTTATTAAATAAAATTATAGAAGGGATAAAAATTGTAAATGAAAAAGATATTTCTATTTTAAACTTTAAAAATAGAAAAAATTTTGTTTGTGATTATTTTGTTATTTGTGATGGAAAATCTAAAAGTCAAGTTTATGCTATTTTTAGATATATAGAAAAAATGACAATTGAAAAATTAAAAATAAAGCCTTGGCATATCGAAGGATCGGAAAATGGAGAGTGGATATTGATGGATTATATTTCTATTGTTGTACATATTTTCCAAAAAAAACTGAGATTATATTATAATTTAGAAAATATTTGGAATGAAAAATTATAA
- the rplM gene encoding 50S ribosomal protein L13, which produces MDFLSFKTINKNDSKNWIIMDAKDQYLGRFSTKIALIIRGKHKTNFSPNLDCGDYVIVINSKKIKLTGKKWINKKYIRYTGYPGGKKIIFAKDLLIKDSTKIIYKSVKGMLPKNRLGNKIIKNLHIYPNSEHKHQAQKPIQLYIKN; this is translated from the coding sequence ATGGATTTTTTAAGTTTTAAAACTATTAATAAAAATGATTCAAAAAATTGGATTATTATGGATGCAAAAGATCAATATTTAGGTAGATTTTCTACTAAGATTGCTTTAATAATAAGAGGAAAACATAAGACTAATTTTTCTCCAAATTTAGATTGTGGAGATTATGTAATTGTAATAAATTCTAAAAAAATTAAACTTACAGGAAAAAAATGGATTAATAAAAAATATATTCGTTATACTGGATATCCAGGAGGAAAAAAAATAATATTTGCTAAAGATCTTTTGATTAAAGATTCAACAAAAATAATATATAAATCTGTTAAAGGAATGCTTCCTAAAAATCGTTTGGGAAACAAAATTATAAAAAATCTTCATATTTATCCAAATTCTGAACATAAACATCAAGCCCAAAAACCAATTCAATTATATATAAAAAATTAA
- a CDS encoding YidC/Oxa1 family insertase periplasmic-domain containing protein: MKDKKLDYQSTIGLLLILFILTIFTYFNVSEDKKYSSEKIIKKDPFFLKTSLSKTKKKINNYFHLENDVLKLKISSLGGSINEVFLKKYKAYDPIHLSHNKNLYLIKDSSFLYKMIFFKKENLKNNNKIIDTSSLYFYPFFLKKVGNNNRVFIMRAKNPYGKGFIEYIYIIKKKNQYNIDFFIRTVGFSSYLIDKTISIDLEQKIFSLEKDRNWENSYTQVYYSYNKNYKSKINYLSEKNSEEKNINNLNWIANKQQFFTSIFFSKNPLKNIFIRSENFSSGNFLKKIQSRFFLKIKNNDNLNLSFQLYFGPLDFYLLKNMKKNIENIIPFGWGFLKWINKYFFLIIFQFLEKTNLNYGIIIILMTIVVKLILSPITYKQYKLSAMMKLIRPEIDELNNKFKNSDPLKKQRATMELYRKAGINPMSGCISTLFQIPIFYSLFKFFPTLINLRGKSFFWVEDLTSYDSIFELPFSIPFYGNHISLLTLLYSLALLIYTKLSSDGRNDYSNKNNIPDMHFMLYLMPIIMLFFINSYASGLSLYYFTSNVINIGLIFFIKKFMLNEDKIHKKIQENKKKPIKHNYWNRKIKEMIEKNRKEYFYKYKENNNLN, encoded by the coding sequence ATGAAGGATAAAAAATTAGATTATCAATCCACTATTGGGCTATTACTTATATTGTTTATTTTAACAATTTTTACATATTTTAATGTATCTGAGGATAAAAAATATTCTTCAGAAAAAATTATTAAAAAGGATCCTTTTTTTTTAAAAACATCATTGTCTAAAACAAAAAAAAAAATAAATAATTATTTTCATTTAGAAAATGATGTTTTAAAACTTAAAATTTCTAGTTTAGGAGGATCAATTAACGAAGTTTTTTTAAAAAAATATAAAGCTTATGATCCTATTCATTTATCTCATAATAAAAATCTTTATTTAATAAAAGACTCTAGTTTTTTATATAAGATGATTTTTTTTAAAAAAGAAAATTTAAAAAATAATAATAAAATTATAGATACTAGTTCTCTGTATTTTTATCCTTTTTTTTTAAAAAAAGTAGGAAATAATAATAGAGTTTTTATAATGAGAGCTAAAAATCCTTATGGAAAAGGATTTATAGAATATATATATATTATAAAGAAAAAAAATCAATATAATATTGATTTTTTTATTCGTACAGTAGGTTTTTCTTCTTATTTAATCGATAAGACTATTTCTATTGATTTAGAACAAAAAATTTTTTCTTTAGAAAAAGATAGAAATTGGGAAAATTCTTATACTCAGGTATATTATTCTTATAATAAAAATTATAAATCCAAAATAAATTATTTATCAGAAAAAAATTCAGAAGAAAAAAATATAAATAATTTAAATTGGATTGCTAATAAACAACAATTTTTTACTTCTATTTTTTTTTCAAAAAATCCTTTGAAAAATATTTTTATTCGTTCTGAAAATTTTTCTTCTGGAAATTTTTTAAAAAAAATTCAATCAAGATTTTTTTTAAAAATAAAAAATAATGATAATTTGAATCTTTCTTTTCAGTTATATTTTGGTCCATTAGATTTTTATTTATTAAAAAATATGAAAAAAAATATTGAAAATATTATTCCATTTGGTTGGGGTTTTTTAAAATGGATTAATAAATATTTTTTTTTAATCATTTTTCAATTTTTGGAAAAAACAAATTTAAATTATGGAATTATTATTATTTTAATGACTATTGTTGTAAAGTTAATACTATCACCAATAACTTATAAACAATATAAATTAAGTGCTATGATGAAATTAATTCGTCCTGAAATAGACGAATTAAATAATAAATTTAAAAATTCAGATCCATTAAAAAAACAAAGGGCTACAATGGAATTATATCGAAAAGCAGGAATAAATCCTATGTCTGGTTGTATTTCTACTTTATTTCAAATTCCTATTTTTTATTCATTATTCAAATTTTTTCCTACTCTCATTAATCTTAGAGGAAAATCTTTTTTTTGGGTAGAAGATTTGACCTCATATGATTCCATTTTTGAATTACCATTTTCTATTCCATTTTATGGAAATCATATAAGTTTACTTACTTTATTATATTCATTAGCTCTTTTAATTTATACAAAATTAAGTAGTGATGGAAGAAATGATTATTCCAATAAAAATAATATTCCAGATATGCATTTTATGTTATATTTGATGCCTATAATCATGTTGTTTTTCATAAATAGTTATGCTTCTGGTCTTTCTCTTTATTATTTTACATCTAATGTAATCAATATTGGCTTGATTTTTTTTATTAAAAAATTTATGTTAAATGAAGATAAAATTCATAAAAAAATTCAAGAAAATAAAAAAAAACCAATAAAACATAATTATTGGAATCGTAAAATAAAAGAAATGATTGAGAAAAATAGAAAAGAATACTTTTATAAGTATAAAGAAAATAACAATCTTAATTAA
- a CDS encoding phosphatidylserine decarboxylase family protein, protein MIGIFISIFIFSRFFNLFLIFFLIIFYAFFLFFFRNPKKNLSKKKFKNDNEVISPSDGKILEIKKIFESEFLQKNCICISIFMSPFDVHVNRFPVSGKIIYVRYHPGKYWLAWNKKSSLNNERTTTVIETINTKKKILFRQIAGFLARRIILYAKENCLAKKGEEFGFIKFGSRIDIYLPLDSIIFIKKGEKVIGGETIISMIP, encoded by the coding sequence TTGATAGGAATTTTTATTTCTATTTTTATATTTTCTAGATTTTTTAACTTATTTTTAATATTTTTTTTAATTATATTTTATGCATTTTTCCTTTTCTTTTTCAGAAATCCAAAAAAAAATTTATCTAAAAAAAAATTTAAAAATGATAATGAAGTGATTTCTCCTTCTGATGGAAAAATATTAGAAATAAAAAAAATTTTTGAAAGTGAATTTTTACAAAAAAATTGTATATGTATATCTATATTTATGTCTCCATTTGATGTACATGTAAATAGATTTCCAGTATCTGGAAAAATAATTTATGTTAGATATCATCCAGGTAAATATTGGTTAGCATGGAATAAAAAATCATCGTTAAATAACGAACGAACAACTACAGTTATAGAAACAATAAATACAAAAAAAAAAATACTATTTCGACAAATAGCTGGATTTTTAGCTCGTCGTATTATTCTTTATGCTAAAGAAAATTGTTTAGCTAAAAAAGGAGAAGAATTTGGATTTATTAAATTTGGATCTAGAATAGATATTTATCTACCATTAGATTCTATTATTTTTATCAAAAAAGGGGAAAAAGTTATTGGTGGAGAAACTATAATTTCTATGATACCATAA